ACATGGCTTCACTCAGTGGTACAACGAAGAGCATAAGCACAGCGGGCTGAAATTTCTGACACCAGCCCAGAGACACAGGGGAGAAGCGAATGAGCTTCTAAATAATCGTAAAGAGGTTTACGAACTTGCAAAGCAGCGTCATCCGGAGCGTTGGGGAAAGCGTTCAACAAGAGACTGGAATCTTGACTGTGAAGTCTGGTTGAATCCGGACAGGTCGATCACTGGTCAACAAAAGGAAGTTGCGTAAGATGAGGCGACAACTTTGTTGACAAATACCGAGTGTGTCGTCTACATCTGCACTGAACACTACTCGTCTATATTTTGCAGGGCAGACTAAATGATACATAAGTACAGTTACATTGTGAGATTTTCGGATAAAACTGCTTTTAGCCATCTCTCCAATGTAGACACAAACCCATGCTGCGGCTAACGCCGCAGAATCGCAGCAAGCTGCGGGGAATCAGACCCTAGGCTTCGCATTAAACGGCACTGGTAAATTTCCAAGACTGGCAAATGTCGTTGAATATGTTTCATGCTGGCTGCCATGTGGTCAATGTAGGAACTTTTGAGTACTTACGAAAAACATTATCTTCACAAAAGTGATGAACCAGCTCGCCACTGAACCATTCGCTTCACTGTTTGCACAGAATACTGAATACTGTTCGTTGATCAACAGCACGCTATTACTGTGTAGCGATCAGAAACAACGAAGCCAAAGCATGATGCTATGGGTCAAAAAAGTCTCGGAGTATTCGTTTTTCCCAGGGTCAGCATTAAGCAAGTTTGCTGACGCCTGGCTGAACAGCGCAGGAAACTCATTCAAACCATTGGCCTACGTTGATCTACTACAAAGGATGCAAAGCCCTTCGGCTAAACAACAGTTAGACGGCTTTTACCACCAATTGCTGACTCAACAACCAGAATGGCCCACAGGTACATCCGACTCAACTTCAGAAAAGAATGTTCAAACGAAAAACAAGCAATCCGGAAAGCTTAAAAGACTATTGTCGAAGCCCACTATCGATACAGGCTGGCAACACACACCAACAGGAAAAGGATTTTCCGTCACAAGAATGATACTGGAAGAGCCCCCATTTAAAAAATCCGTAGAAGGTGCTGGCAACCTTTCCAGACCCGCAGTGTTTTATATGAACAGAACAACGCTCAAAGAGCTGAAAACCACCTATTCGCTCTGGGAACGGAGTCGTTCAGAGTTTTCACCTGGACCGGGTGAACTCGAGTCTACAGACACCCTGAGAACCTTTAGAACGGCTGCGACCTCATCAACCTTTTCTACAGCACTGGGAGCGTCATTTGGAATGCAGGAAGATAACCATCTGGATGATAGTAACAGTATGCAAGGCCAACATGCTTACATCAGAAATCAACCATCTAATCATCCGTCCTTTGAACATATGACTGATCAGTTTTTCCATTGGCTACACCAACAGTGTCCAAACCCAAATACCAGCTGGCTTATGCCTGAGAGTGTTCAGGGCGATGAAAAAATCACTGTTCCAGCAGGTCGCTACAATACTCCTCCCCATGCCGAACAGATTGGCTTAATAAGCAAGGGGGGCGATGTGTCAGAAGAATTCTCATGGCCTGCTCCGAAGAAAAGCCTTATTCGGGAAGGTATTGACGAAGAGGCGGTGCTGATTGATACAGAGCTCATGAAACAGTTATTTAAAGAGTTTCTTGAATCCCGTACCCAATCTGAACTTAAACCGCCTATCGCTCAACGCAGTCTTGCCAGGAACGGTTAATCAATAAACTTAATGATTAAACGCGATCTTTTTGTGCTATGATCCGATCCATTCAGAGCCTTATGGCTCAGGGTGATGGAGTTCCACCTGCTAACCGCTCCCATAGCTGATTCACATAGCTTTGGCAGCTGATGACTCCTGTGTATTGATTCCCGACCGGGGATGGCACAGGATCATTGTAGCTGTACCTTCCCGGTCTTCGACTGACACCACGGAGACCTTATGAATCTCGGTATTCTCTTTTTTCTGATTCTGTTTGGCGGCTGGACGGCTGGCAAACTGACACAACGCATCAAACTACCTGCTGTACTGGGCATGGTTCTGGTGGGAGTGGCAATAGGCTATTTTTATGGCAATAGCCTGCCTGCATCACTGGATGAAAGCTCAAGCTTTCTCAAAACACTGGCACTGATCATCATATTGCTCAAAGCCGGTCTTGGCATCAGCCGTTCAACATTGAACCGGGCAGGCTTATCTGCACTGCTGATGACGTTTATTCCCTGCATTTTTGAAGGTGCTGCACTCACTGTCATCCTGAACTACTTGTTTGGATTTGACTGGGCAGTCGCCGGATTAACCGGTTTTATGCTGGCAGCGGTATCCCCCGCCGTGGTGGTACCTTCCATGTTAGAGTTACAGTCAAAAGGCTATGGACAAAAAAACGCAGTACCCACTATTGTTCTTGCCGGAGCATCCGTAGACGACGTCTTTGCCATTACCCTGTTTTCGGTCTGTCTCGGGCTGGCCACCGCTGAACAGAGTGTCAGCGTCAGCTCGGCATTACTGGCCATCCCGGTATCCATTATTACCGGACTGGTGCCCGGTATTGTGACAGGTCTGTTGCTGGCATGGCTGTTCAAACGTTATAAAATGCCAACGGTTGAAAAGGTGCTTATTCTTCTGACGATTGCCGTAGTCATGGTCGAACTGGGAGAAATGATCGAAAGTGCCGCCCTGCTGGGCGTAATGACTGTCGGCTTTCTGCTTCTCGAACGGGCTGAAAGCAGTGCAGTCGAACTGTCCAGTCAAATGGGTAAAATCTGGTTTTTTGCCCAGATCATTCTGTTTGTACTGATCGGGATGTCCGTTAATATTGAAGTGGCTATGGGCGCAGGGTTGACCGGCCTGCTGGCCATTACCGCAGGCCTGTTATTCCGATCTCTTGGTGTATTAATTGCCACACAATTCTCTGATCTGTCGTTTAAAGAACGGATTTTCTGCGTCATTGCCTACTGCCCCAAAGCAACGGTGCAGGCAGCACTGGGTGGTGCTGCATTGGCCGCAGGCTTGCCAGAAGGTGAAGTGATTCTCGCACTGGCGGTTCTCGCCATTGTATTTACTGCACCATTGGGGCTAATAGGCATAAACGTCTTTGGAACAAAGCTGTTGAGCAGAGACAACTGATTCTGCCAGACCGTTTTGAAAGTAGACTCCGCTGGTTGGAAATAGCCCCCCAACCAGTCTTCCCAGTCAGCCTCCTAGCGTCTCTGAACAGGACTTTTGCCATCAAGATCTTTTAAAAAGGCCAGCTTGTCCCTGATCTTTATTTCCAGCCCTCTGTCGTTTGGCTGGTAGTAATGTCTTGGCTCCATCCCATCAGGAAAATAGCATTCCCCTGCCGCATAAGCTCCCGGCTCATCATGGGCATAGCGATACTCAGCACCATAACCCAGCTCTCCCATCAGTTTTGTCGGTGCATTGCGCAAATGCAGAGGCACTTCATGGGATGGATTGCCGCGCACATCATCCAATGCCGCTTTCCAGGCCAGATAAACCGCATTGCTCTTGGCTGCACAGGCACAGTAAACGGTAGCATGCGCCAGAGCCAGCAAGCCTTCCGGAGCACCCAGTCGCTCAAAGGCCTGCCAGGCGTTCATGGTTATTTCCAGTGCCCTCGGGTCAGCATTACCAATATCTTCACTGGCAATCGCCACCAGACGGCGAATGATGTACAACGGGTCAGCTCCGCCATCCACCATTCGTGCTGCCCAGTACAACGCAGCATCAGGATTGGAGCCGCGAACCGACTTATGAAACGCCGAAATCTGGTCGTAAAATGCTTCTCCGCCTTTATCAAACCGACGCCCACTGTCTGCAAGAATATCGGTGACGCTGTCTGAACGTATAACCCCGTCATCACTGAGATCAGCGGCCACTTCCAGGATATTCAGAACCCGTCGTGCATCTCCATCGGCATAGCGGATCAGAACCTGCTCTGCCTCCGGTTCCAGCGTGATATTTCTGCCTGCCAGTCCTCGCTCGTCTTCCAGTGCCTGCTGAATAACAAGCTTGAGATCATCGGGCTGCAATGAACGCAATACATAGACCCGGGCACGGGACAAAAGCGCATTATTTAACTCAAATGACGGGTTCTCAGTGGTGGCTCCGATAAAGGTGATGGTGCCATCTTCAATATGGGGCAGAAATGCATCCTGCTGTGACTTATTGAAACGATGCACTTCGTCCACAAACAGAATGGTTTTTCGGTTGTGCATCAACTGTTCGTCTCTTGCCCGATCAACCGCTGCACGGATATCTTTGACGCCGGACAATACGGCAGACAACGTTTCAAAACGGGCATCACACAAACCGGCAATTAATTTTGCCAGTGTCGTTTTGCCAACACCCGGTGGTCCCCAGAACACCATAGAATGAACCGCACCCTGCTCAAGGGCTTCCCGCAGAGGCTTCCCACGGGCAAGAATGTGTGCTTGCCCAAGGTATTCATCCAGATTTCTTGGTCTCATTCGAGCCGCCAGCGGCTCGAAACGAGTAGAATGGTTAGCAGGAGTATCAAAAAGTGATGCCATAGTAACTATTGCCCAATGTAGCTATTGCTCAATGCTATTGCTCAGTACTAGCGGTTTGATCCAGTACATCATAGCCTTTGGGAATCTCTACCCTGAAATCACTGTCACTGATCATGCCATTAAAGTTCACATCGCTCAGTTCTACACGACGGCGACCGCCCAATGAATCCCGCAGTTCAATACTGTTCAACAGGCCATTGCGAAACACAATATCCAGTTTTTCAAACAGGTCAGAATTTCCATCAGGCGTCAGTGCAAATCGTTCCTGTTTATCATCCTGATACAGTCCGATCCGGTAATCTTTCAGAAACTCTTTGGCATCACCACTCAGCAACTGTGCCGGGGTATTGGACATACGGTCATCCTGAACCTGAATAATGACCTGATGCAGGTCTCGATCCACCATCCAGATTTTTTTATCAATAGCCACTACTTCCTGCTCAAACGGTGATGCAGTATTCCAGCGAAACTTGCCCGGACGTTTGATTTGCATGGAACCTGACTCTTCGCGAATACGTCCATCAGAACCAATGGACTCCTGCTTGAACTTTGCCGAGATAGTGCGAATTTTCTCAAGTTTGCGAGTCAGTTTTTCAGCGGCTTTTGCATCATTTTCCTGAACGGCGGCAGTCACTGGTTTAACAGGTGCAGCACCTGCATTCATCACAAGACCAGAGGAACACAGAACGGCAGAAAACAGGGCAAGGTTTTTTAAATGTTTCAACATAAAAGGTAGTAATAACAACTCTAACAACAATCGGTTAATTTTTTACCGGTGGCGGCGCAATGACTTCCCGACCACCATTGTTTCCGGCAGGACTGATGACACCGGCCTGCTCCATCGCTTCAATAATATTGGCTGAACGGTTGTAGCCGATTTTAAATTTACGCTGAACCGAAGAGATAGACACTCGCCGACTTTCAGTCACAAAAGCCACGGCTTCGTCGTATAACGAATCTTGCTCACTGTCACCATCCAGACCGGCACTAAAAGCACTGCCATCCGATGAACCCGCATCCACACCGTTAAGAATGTCTTCAATATAATCAGGGGAGCCGCGTTTTTTCCAGTCTGCTACCACTCTGTGAACTTCATCATCACTGACAAAAGCACCGTGCACGCGTATCGGTACACTGGTTCCCGGCGGCAGGTACAACATATCGCCATGCCCCAGCAACTGTTCAGCGCCACCCTGATCGATAATGGTACGGGAGTCAATTTTACTGGACACCTGAAAACTGATTCGCGTGGGTACGTTAGCCTTGATCAGGCCGGTAATCACATCAACAGAAGGCCGCTGGGTGGCCAGAATCAGATGAATACCTGCGGCCCTCGCCTTCTGGGCAATTCGGGCGATAAGCTCTTCCACCTTTTTGCCAACAATCATCATCATGTCAGCAAATTCATCTACGACCACCACAATAAACGGCAATGTTTCGAGCTCGGGAGGTGCTTCACCACCCAGCGATAACGGTTCAAAAAACGGATCACGCAGAGGCTCGCCCTGACTTCTGGCTTCTTTAACCTTCTGGTTATAGCCTGCAATATTACGAACCCCGAGCGCCGCCATCAGCTTATAACGCCGCTCCATTTCTGCCACACACCAGCGTAAGGAATTGGCGGCTTCTTTCATATCGGTGACAACCGGTGCCAGCAGGTGTGGTATGCCGTCATAAATAGACAGTTCCAGCATTTTCGGGTCGATCATAATCAGCCGCACATCTTCCGGCCCTGCTTTGAACAGCATGGACAGAATCATGGCATTGACGCCCACGGATTTACCGGAACCGGTGGTACCGGCCACCAGCAAGTGCGGCATTTTAGCCAGGTTCACCACCACCGGCTGACCGCTGATGTCGTGACCTAAAGCCAGTGACAATGGAGACTTGGCATGGTCAAAAGCTTTGGCTGAAACCACCTCACTAAAGTAAACAATCTCCCGGTCGTCATTGGGAATTTCAATGCCCATGACGGACTTACCGGGAATGACTTCCACCACCCGAACACTGATAACAGCAAGAGAGCGAGCCAGATCTTTGGCCAGATTACTGATTTTGCTGGCCTTGGTACCCGGTGCCGGTTGAATTTCATAACGGGTAATCACCGGTCCCGGATGCGCTGCCACCACTTCGGCATCCACACCGAAATCTTTCAGTTTGAGTTCCAGTAAGCGGGATACCGCATCCAGATCATCCTGGCTGATCCCCCCGTTAGAGTTAGCCACTTCATCCAGCAAACCCACCGTCGGGAATCGACCTTCCGGCAATTCTTCAAACAAGGCTTCCTGACGTTCTTTACGAGGGTGATTTTCTACGATGACGGCAGGCTGAGGTTTTATCTGAATCTCGACCTTCGGTTCTTTCGATGCTTTCGACCCCAGCGCAACAGGCTCAAGAACCGGTTCTATTTTGTCTTCATCTTCAATTTTGGCTTGCTCTTTTTCCTGAATCTTGCGGGCTTTGGCTTCTGCGCGCCGGTCTTTCCAATGATCCAGAGCATTACGCAGCTGGTTATAGGCAATGATTGCCCAACGTCGTCCATAACTCAGACAACTTGTTAACGTCCAGATCACCAGTCTTCCTATAAGATCAATCACCCGAAACCAGGAAATATCGGTATAAAGCGTCAGACCGGTAATAAACACCGCCAGCAACAACAGGCTACTGCCAACTGCATTAAACACCGGCAAAAACTGTTGCAGAATAATATGACCAACAATCCCACCGGTAGACGACGGTAAGCTGAACAATTCCGGAAAATACAATCCGGCCAGTGCTGCACCCGAGCACAATGCCAGCACCATACCAAAAAAACGCACTGCGAACAGGCTGGGGCTCCACTGCCAGGTTTCGTACCGATAGCGAATAACCAGTGCCACTTTGCCAAACAACACCAATGGAATCATCCAGGCAAACAGCCCAAACAGGGAAAACAGAACGTCGGCAAACCAAGCCCCTACCGAGCCTGCCGCATTGACAACATCAGCGTCAGAGCCTGCAAAACTCCAGCCTGGATCAGACGAAGTATAAGTAAGTAGCGCGGCAGTCAGAAACCCGGCCATCACCAGAAGTACCAGCATGCCAGCTTCCCGAAGACGCAAAGCAAGGGCGTCATTCAGCGACTCGCGAATGGATGATTTCACAAACTTTTTCTTTATTTTTGCCGGTTGTGATCGTTCCGTAGTACTGCGTTTTTTGCTCGAATTCTCAGACATTCCCAGTCTATTAAAAAATAGCCTCGCAAGGGTCCCGGCAACAGGGACTGTTTATGTGTAAGTACTCAACCATACGAAATCATATTTTCTGACTCATTGTTCAGGCACTCTGACTGCGTTGCAACTCTGGTCACATAGCTTGCTATGCTCCCGCCGTTACGCCTTGCAGAGCACCTGCCCAATAAGCCAGAAATCTTCGATTCCGTATGGTTGAGTACTTACATTAAACGATAACACGAGGCATTGACCCGTTGCTATCCAACAGGTCAATGAAAACGGAATCAAGCTTTGCCTGTACAATCAATTCAAGGCAGTGAAACCAGCTTTTCTGCCAGTCGCATATAAAAGTCCGAATTATTCAGATCTTTCACAAAACGTTCCGGAATCCCCTGAATACCATTCATCGCACCCAGCAGAGCCCCCGTCAGAGCCGCTCGTGCCATATTATTACCGCCACCATTAACGGCCGACAGTACACCTTGTTCATAGTTATTCGGGAACCGGTGCATCAGATAATAAGCAGCAGGCAGCAGGTGAGTTAACTGACAATCCATGCCATACACCTGGCTGACATGCAATGCCGGTTCAATTCGAACGACGTCCGGCTGCCAGGCAATGGCACCATTGACAACGGTATGAACGTTATCAAAACCACCGATTAAGGAGCGAATGACAGGATTTTTCAGCTGTTTGTAAAGATATTCCCGAAGCTCTTCAAGCTGCACACCTTTCATAATGGCTTGCAGGGTCAGGGCGTAAACCACCTGATTACTTCGAATAAAATCACTTTCAAAGAATGGCTGCATCAGGTTATCGGCTTCAACAGCCAGGGTTTCCGGATCATCGTAAAACAGCGCAAGAACGACCGCGAGTTGCGCCCCGTCGGAAGTATCCGAGTCTGAAGCCAGTTTACGATCTTCCCAGCTGATTCCTTCATTCCGTCGTTTGATCATGTGCCTGATGATGGATTCCGTGTAGCGACCAGAAAATGATTCACCTGAAAGTGTTTTGAAGAATCCGTCCAGTCTGTGGTGAAAATCAGCCTCGTTGTATTGCGCCGTTGCGACGACAGACTCCAGCAGGAGTGTAAATAATTGTCCTGTTTGGGAGATATCACCTGCCCTCACTCCCTGTTCATGGCGATAACGGCTGATGTCTGCAAAGCTGTGGCTGCCTTTCAGCTTGGGGTCCTGATAATGATCAATCCAGTCACCAAAGTCGTTTCGCAACTCGTTGAGATTGTAGTACCAGTGGGTTCCGAGACCCAGCGCATCACCGGCCAGATAGCCAAAAATTGCACCTTTAACCCGATCGCTGCGATTAATATTATCCGGATAGCGTTTAACGACAGGTTCAGTTGTCTCGCTGACGTTCATACTCTGCACCTCCTCGGTAGCACCGTTATCTTGTACCACCGGACGATCACACCCTACAAGTAACATAACCCAGACTGACACTATAAAAGCTCTGCCTATCAGGCCAGGCTGTCGGTTACCGGTCATTCTCATACTTACTTTCATGGCAGTTCGCGGCTCCGGGCAACACACCGAAAAACATTGAGCATAGAACATCCGGCAAAGGCACGTATTAGTACTTATGTTTTATTTCTAGGTCGGCGGTATGTTAACCCGTTTGTCGTGCTATTTATCAGGAACCGAAAATGCAAGATTCCATCCACGGTCACAACGTTCTTAATCTTATCCGTGAACATAATCAACCCGTCAATATAGACGAACTTTTAACCGCTATCAGTCAGCATTTTGGTACTGAGAGCCGTTTTCATACTTGTTCAGCCGAAGGTCTCAGCGCTGATCAGCTGGTTGAGCTTTTTCTCGCCAAAGGCAAACTGGTACTTGAAAATGAGCAGATTCACTTTGTTGGTTGCCGCTGCAAACACTAATTGACCTGCGTCAGAAGTTCCTGCAATTACACCAAGGGCTTAAATAATCACCGGCCTGACTGTAATCCATTGAAAAACAATAAAAAACATAAAATCACTTAATCAATTGTCATGGTTGGCTCTCTTTTAATGAGAGTCAACAATTGTTCACACCCTTGACATAAGTACTACAGGTTATAATCTGGTGTCATACCCGGACGGTTTAGGGTAGAACTCACTAGAGCCCTGCTATGGTGCGTTATTGGATCTGCGAACTGATCTCATCAGTAAACAGGTCATTTAGTCCTGAGCAAAAGACTGCCAGGGTTATTTTAAATAACACTCTGACTTACTGATGCCCCAGAACGACGTAATCCTGATGACGTTCGATGTTTCTAAGGCAAATGGTCGAGTTTAAAAACGTCATTATTGGAGACCTTCTTACCATGCAACAGAACAAACTGTTTGTAGGTAACCTGCCTTTCAGCGCGAATGAAAATGATTTGCAGATTGCTTTTGAGCAATTTGGAGAAATTGATGAAATCCGTGTCATTATTGACCGGGAAACAGGCCGCTCCCGTGGTTTTGCTTTCGTCACATTTGCTGAAAAAGATTCAGCCGACTCTGCTCTCAGCATGGACGGTAAAGAATTAAATGGTCGTAACATGCGGGTTAATTTTGCGACTGAAAGAAATGGTGGACGCCATAACAACAATAACCAGAATAACAATCGCCGTTTCAACCAATAATAACGATTTTACTTAACTCACCAGTTCAGTGTCTTTGTTATTCCCCTGAGAGGATAACCGGGCTACCGGTTATCCTTCAGCTTATGCAGTGTCATCATTTGATAAACGAATCACACAATTTTCCCTGCGTGCTTTCTCTGCCGCAAAAACCATCTGATGACTTTCCAGTGTTTCATCCGGTCCACTCAGAATGAGATCAGGATTATTACTGGCAACCGCTGAAACAAATGCTTTCACCAATTCGTTATCCCCTCCTGCATGGCCACCTGCTGCAGAGCTGTCTGAAAAAGCATGAGTGTCATAAACCGTTTCCGTGCGTGAAAGAAAATCGTAACAGCGCAATACTTTTCCATCGCCTTCTATTCTTCCATGACTACCAAATACGCTGGTTTTACGATCACTGAGCGGGGTAAAAGCAGTCATCGTAAAAGAAGCGGTCATACCGCCTTCAAATTCCATATTAACCACCTGATGATCAACCACATCATTATCGCAGGCATAGACACATCGACCATAAGGACCGGTTCGCAGGGCTTCAACAATAGTCTCGTAGGAAGGGTCGGGAGTCAGCACATCCCATGGCCACTGCTTCACAAAAGCTTCATCTTCTGCAAAGAACTGTTCAGTCGTATTGTCTTCATCACGGGGCTTATAAACGTTAACAAGATAAATATTTTGGGCTGAGTAAGGACAGGACTCAGACAATTGACAATCAAGGCACCGGTCGCTGCTACCAGCGGGTTTCTGTTCCGGACGAAAATGACTCAATCGGCCAAAGGAAGAAACCTGCCGACAGGGCTTTCCAGCCAGATATCTTAACCAGTCAAGATCATGGCAGGCTTTGGACATTAACATCGGACTGCTGTTCGCTTCATTTCCCCAGCTTCCTCTGACAAAAGCATGAGCCTGATGCCAGTAACCCACTGGCTCAAGATGCTGGATAGAGTAAACTTCTCCGATAACACCGTCATCCAGCAATGCCTTTAACTGCATGGTGTATTGAGTGTAACGAAGCACATGGCAAACACTCAGCAATACGTTATTCTTTTTTACGGCCTCGACGATCGCCTGACATTCCTCAAAGTCCGGCGACATGGGCTTTTCCAGAAGCAGGTGATAACCTTTATTCGCCAACGCCACAGCAGGCGCCTTATGCATATCATCCTGCGTACAGATGACTGCGCTGTCAGCCAGCTTTTTATGCTTCAATAGCGACTGCCAATCAGGAAACACCATTTCATTTTCTATTCCATGCTGCCTGACAAACTGTTCCCTCTGCCCTGTCCTTGGTTCAGCTATCGCCACTATTTTCAGCTGTTCCGGGTAATTCAACGCGTAATTGGCATACGCCTTGCCGCGACTGCCTGCTCCAACAATGACCATGGTGACGGGTTTCATTTGAACACTCCATCCTTGTTATTCATCAATACTGTCGGCTTCGCAAGCCATCAGCATAAACAAGAGCAATCCACGAACGAATCTCTGGTCAACAAAAAAACGCCATGCTGATTACAGTCATGGCGCCGAATAAAACAATCAAAATTAATTTTACTAATTACGCAATCATTTGAATGAAATTTTATCTTTATTTTTTTCCAGCAACGAAGAGCCTACATATTTCACTTCATCAAGACACTCCATTGTCTTGTAAGGACCATGAGTTTCCCTATGATTTACGATTTCCATCGCAATTTTAGGGCCCACTCCGGACAGAGACTCATTAAGCTGCTCGGCTGTAGCCTGATTAACATTCACTTTATTATGGGAAGTTGATGGTTCGGCAAAAGCCGGGATAGAAAAGGTAAAAATCAGAGAGGTAGCAATTGCAGTGATGGTCTTCTTCATAGCTTTTACTCCGTTATCAGCCAGAAAATAAACGAACTCTTTGATCAAGTTCTTATTTAAGGTTTAGATTAATTTGCGGAACGATGCAAAATTTCACTCCCCCTCAATCCCCTGAACGGGTGCAATTGCTCCCCACGAATGACAACCAGGACACATCCAATGCATTTCTTTACCAGAAAAACCACAGGAACTGCACTGATATACCGGCTTTAACTCAAGCATTTTATCGGTCATCTCTTTCAGCAGACGAATACTTTCCAGACTCCCGACTGCAGGATTTCTAAGTTGCAGATTCATCAGGGCATTCAACCCTTTCAGAGAAGGATGCTTTCTTAACTGATCCGTCAGAAACTTCAGTGCCTGCTCATCACCACGATCACTGGCCAGAACCCGGGTCATCGCAAGAATAACAGCTGCCCCCGGTCTTTCATTGAGACAACGTCCAAGATAGGCTGTAAAACCGCGTACATTACCTAAGCGATTATAAGCCTGCTCAAGCAAATCAAGCGTTAACGGAACGTATCGACTTTTCTGCAAAGCCACTTTTTCCAGCGCCTTGATGCAATCGCGATAACGGGCGTCGTCAAACTCCATTCTTGCCAGCAACAATGAAGCCCTGACACAGTTCCTGTCCCGTGTGAAAGCCTGCCTG
Above is a window of Endozoicomonas montiporae CL-33 DNA encoding:
- a CDS encoding ComEA family DNA-binding protein gives rise to the protein MKKTITAIATSLIFTFSIPAFAEPSTSHNKVNVNQATAEQLNESLSGVGPKIAMEIVNHRETHGPYKTMECLDEVKYVGSSLLEKNKDKISFK